Proteins encoded in a region of the Prochlorococcus marinus XMU1408 genome:
- a CDS encoding acylneuraminate cytidylyltransferase family protein, which translates to MKSLIIIPARGGSTRVPNKNLSLLNGKPLIYYSIKAASLLDDVGIIVSTDSTEIANYCESLGVEVPFLRPSNLSSAKSTSISVIVHVLYELIKNNCDLPEIIIFKPPTNPFLTPLSIRKMIDLKKENRDIDSIMSIHIPRVSALSFLSYSEKDRRIETQIYDIDGCKLYDIERSQDRPLSFASSPACKITETHYFIEKYINKKISAENSSGPTFNFKNSSGYIINNFEAYDIDTLEDLAIAKLIIQSNEKVLDKKIFNHIYD; encoded by the coding sequence ATGAAGTCACTAATTATTATTCCTGCACGAGGAGGATCGACAAGAGTACCTAATAAAAATCTTTCATTATTAAATGGAAAGCCACTTATCTATTATTCAATTAAGGCTGCATCGTTATTAGATGATGTTGGAATTATAGTGAGTACTGATTCTACTGAAATAGCAAATTATTGCGAATCTTTAGGTGTTGAAGTCCCTTTCTTAAGACCATCTAATTTATCTTCGGCTAAAAGTACCTCAATCAGTGTGATTGTTCATGTTTTGTATGAATTGATTAAAAATAATTGTGATTTACCCGAAATTATTATTTTTAAGCCCCCTACCAATCCGTTCCTGACACCACTATCTATAAGGAAGATGATTGATTTGAAGAAAGAAAATAGAGATATTGATTCAATAATGAGTATACATATTCCTAGGGTGAGTGCTTTAAGCTTTCTTTCTTACTCTGAGAAAGATAGAAGAATTGAAACACAAATATATGATATTGATGGTTGTAAATTATATGACATTGAAAGAAGCCAAGATAGACCACTCTCTTTTGCTAGTTCGCCTGCTTGTAAGATTACTGAAACTCATTATTTTATAGAAAAATATATAAATAAAAAAATCAGTGCAGAAAATTCCTCCGGACCAACATTTAATTTTAAAAATTCTTCTGGATATATAATTAATAATTTTGAAGCATATGATATTGATACTTTAGAAGATCTTGCGATTGCAAAATTAATTATTCAATCAAATGAAAAGGTTTTGGATAAAAAAATATTCAATCATATTTATGATTGA
- the aroF gene encoding 3-deoxy-7-phosphoheptulonate synthase, giving the protein MENSNPGKDISLEDIQSKFPLVAKKDSSHYSNFEIANVEFGPGKCPVFAGPNMVESKELIIDVALNIQKSGASFLRGGAFKPLTFPYRSEKYTETRESGLEWLAEAKSITGMPVITEIMEEKYLSMIGGVADILQIGARNMQNYPLLTACAKSGKPIMLKRGFGCSLRDWLGAAEYILVEGNKRVILCERGIVAPHTHRSTSRFLLDLQVVPAAQEVTHLPVVTDPSHACFWRPWVPKLAKASVAVGANGLMIEVHPDPSQAAVDPLQAIDYLEFNDLMMQLKRLGDACEVTVGSGR; this is encoded by the coding sequence ATGGAAAATAGCAACCCTGGAAAGGATATTTCATTGGAGGATATTCAATCTAAGTTCCCCTTAGTTGCAAAAAAAGATAGCTCACACTATTCGAACTTTGAGATTGCAAATGTTGAATTTGGTCCAGGTAAATGTCCAGTTTTTGCTGGACCAAATATGGTTGAGTCTAAAGAGTTGATTATAGATGTAGCTTTAAATATTCAGAAAAGCGGAGCTTCTTTTCTTAGAGGTGGAGCTTTTAAGCCTTTGACTTTCCCTTATCGTTCAGAAAAATATACTGAAACAAGAGAATCTGGCTTGGAATGGCTTGCTGAAGCAAAGTCTATTACTGGAATGCCTGTAATTACTGAGATTATGGAAGAAAAATATCTTTCTATGATCGGAGGAGTAGCAGATATTCTTCAGATTGGAGCCAGAAATATGCAAAATTATCCATTACTTACTGCATGTGCAAAATCCGGGAAACCAATAATGCTTAAGCGTGGTTTTGGTTGTTCTTTGAGAGATTGGCTTGGAGCTGCAGAATATATTTTAGTAGAGGGTAATAAGAGAGTGATACTTTGTGAAAGAGGAATAGTTGCTCCACATACGCATCGCTCAACCTCAAGATTTTTGTTGGATTTACAGGTAGTACCCGCAGCGCAAGAAGTTACTCACCTTCCAGTTGTAACTGACCCATCTCATGCATGTTTTTGGAGGCCTTGGGTTCCAAAGTTGGCAAAAGCATCAGTAGCTGTTGGTGCTAATGGATTAATGATTGAGGTTCACCCTGATCCTAGTCAGGCGGCTGTTGATCCTTTGCAGGCTATAGATTATTTAGAATTTAATGATTTAATGATGCAACTCAAACGTTTAGGAGATGCTTGTGAGGTTACAGTTGGAAGTGGAAGATAA
- the holA gene encoding DNA polymerase III subunit delta, producing the protein MPIHLIWGDDYEGSNREIEGIIQTLIDPAWKSFNYSQIDGNDPKQNFRALEEVQSAPLGNGNRIVLVRRSPFCNACSIELANKLEQTIKLIPDNTYLILNNSNKPDKRLKTTKLIQKSIQSNPLSTEKSFVLPLPWDLNGQRNLVKNIARNLNLKINHATIDLIVESIGSDSSLINTELQKLALLSEASNDNLNTNGEQEITKNLVEKLIQNNSTNALDIASLLLQGEIIIALNKIKSLLDSGEPSLRLITTLTGQARGWLWVNLLDSEGNQDVKEIAKLIGIANPKRIFVIRKQIQGKSFEKLLGLMKKLLIIEALIKSGTNPMDAFKDNLLTESKIMTNS; encoded by the coding sequence ATGCCAATACATTTAATATGGGGAGATGATTATGAAGGCAGTAATAGGGAAATCGAAGGAATAATTCAAACATTAATTGATCCAGCATGGAAAAGTTTTAACTATAGTCAAATCGATGGAAATGATCCAAAACAAAATTTCAGAGCACTTGAAGAAGTTCAAAGTGCTCCTCTAGGAAATGGAAACAGAATTGTACTTGTGAGAAGAAGTCCTTTTTGCAACGCTTGTTCTATCGAACTTGCAAATAAACTTGAACAAACTATTAAATTAATTCCAGATAATACATATCTAATTTTAAATAATTCCAATAAACCTGATAAAAGACTTAAAACTACTAAATTAATACAAAAAAGTATTCAATCTAATCCCCTCTCTACCGAAAAAAGTTTTGTTCTACCACTACCGTGGGATCTCAATGGACAAAGAAATTTAGTTAAAAATATTGCGCGCAACTTAAATTTAAAAATTAATCATGCAACAATTGATTTAATAGTAGAAAGTATAGGTAGTGACAGCTCTTTAATTAATACTGAACTTCAAAAACTTGCATTATTATCAGAAGCATCTAACGACAATTTGAATACAAATGGGGAACAAGAAATCACAAAAAATCTAGTTGAAAAACTAATTCAAAATAATTCAACTAATGCACTTGATATTGCAAGTCTTTTACTTCAAGGAGAAATAATTATTGCTTTAAATAAAATCAAATCATTGCTTGATAGTGGAGAGCCGTCTTTAAGGTTAATTACAACATTGACTGGTCAAGCAAGAGGATGGCTGTGGGTAAATTTATTAGATTCTGAAGGAAATCAAGACGTCAAAGAAATTGCCAAACTTATTGGTATTGCTAATCCTAAACGTATTTTTGTAATCCGCAAACAAATTCAAGGTAAATCATTCGAAAAACTCCTTGGATTAATGAAAAAACTGTTAATAATCGAAGCCTTAATAAAATCAGGGACAAATCCAATGGATGCTTTTAAAGATAATCTGCTAACAGAAAGTAAAATTATGACTAATAGCTGA
- a CDS encoding glycosyltransferase family 2 protein yields MDKLCSIIIRTKNEEAWITKCLEAVFEQTYKNIEVIIVDNCSTDTTIARCKKFNVKIVTINEFFPGKAINLGIEASKGDLICCLSAHCIPTNNLWLENLIKPLEDKSIAGCYGRQEPTSNSSDVDKRDLLLVFGLDSYIQSKDSFFHNANSAFRREIWNKYPFSNISTNIEDRIWGEEVISNGFKLAYVAESSVFHWHGIHHQLNPERAKNIVRILDTIPRLRTHNNLKNLKHTSYCIVPIKGTDVTYKNLPLIKKTINCLRKCKLINKIILSTDINNQIDLSDLLGLETVIRPSHLSSPQSSLEDVLQYTLASIESKGDYCDSISVAEIIYPFRENEVVDAMIQTMIDEPLDTIFASWREARATWFGEEGDLTMLGGTSWVIPSTERHGQIITSLIGYFTIIRPVNVRNKNIFQGQIKTHSLKNRNSSFVCRNQNEYDELSNLLLKL; encoded by the coding sequence ATGGATAAACTTTGTTCAATAATAATTAGAACAAAAAATGAGGAAGCATGGATAACAAAATGTTTAGAAGCTGTTTTTGAGCAAACATATAAAAATATTGAAGTGATAATTGTTGATAATTGCTCTACTGATACAACGATTGCAAGATGTAAGAAATTTAATGTAAAAATAGTCACTATTAATGAATTTTTTCCTGGTAAAGCTATCAATTTAGGTATAGAGGCTTCAAAAGGAGATTTGATATGCTGTTTAAGTGCACATTGCATTCCTACTAATAATTTATGGCTTGAAAATTTAATAAAGCCTCTAGAGGATAAATCCATAGCAGGCTGCTATGGTAGGCAGGAACCTACCAGCAATAGTAGTGATGTAGATAAAAGAGATCTTCTTTTAGTATTCGGCCTTGATAGTTATATTCAATCAAAAGACTCTTTCTTTCATAATGCGAATAGTGCTTTTAGAAGGGAGATATGGAATAAATATCCTTTCTCCAATATCTCCACAAATATTGAAGATAGGATTTGGGGCGAAGAAGTAATAAGTAATGGTTTTAAGTTGGCATATGTTGCAGAATCAAGTGTTTTTCATTGGCATGGAATTCATCATCAATTAAATCCTGAACGTGCAAAGAATATTGTAAGAATTTTAGATACAATTCCTAGGCTTAGAACTCATAATAATCTGAAAAATTTAAAGCATACTTCTTATTGTATTGTTCCCATTAAAGGAACTGATGTCACATATAAAAACCTTCCTTTAATTAAAAAAACTATCAACTGTTTAAGAAAATGTAAGTTGATAAATAAAATAATTTTATCTACAGATATAAATAATCAAATTGATCTTTCTGATTTGCTTGGCTTGGAAACTGTAATACGCCCAAGTCATTTGTCTTCTCCTCAGTCCTCTCTAGAAGATGTTCTCCAATACACTTTGGCATCTATCGAATCTAAAGGTGATTATTGTGATTCAATTTCTGTAGCTGAAATCATTTATCCATTTAGAGAGAATGAAGTCGTTGATGCAATGATTCAAACAATGATAGATGAACCATTGGACACTATCTTTGCAAGTTGGAGAGAAGCTAGGGCGACTTGGTTTGGGGAAGAAGGAGACCTGACTATGCTTGGAGGTACTTCCTGGGTAATTCCGTCAACAGAAAGGCATGGACAGATAATAACATCATTAATTGGATATTTTACAATTATAAGACCAGTCAATGTTCGCAATAAAAATATATTTCAAGGTCAAATTAAAACTCATTCATTAAAGAATAGAAACTCATCATTTGTGTGTCGTAACCAAAATGAGTATGATGAATTATCTAACTTATTGTTAAAGTTATAA
- the psbZ gene encoding photosystem II reaction center protein PsbZ: MRNFSAASIMLAINSIVANALLFSSLLLVIGVPVFYMTQSNPEDNRNPNIKKIEILAGVWFHLVLLQALVGEYITHQMSV, from the coding sequence TTGAGAAACTTTTCTGCAGCTTCAATCATGCTGGCTATTAATTCAATCGTTGCGAACGCACTTTTATTCTCTTCATTGCTCTTGGTAATTGGTGTTCCAGTTTTCTACATGACCCAAAGTAATCCTGAGGACAATAGAAATCCAAACATCAAAAAGATTGAAATTTTGGCAGGGGTCTGGTTCCATCTTGTACTTCTCCAAGCTTTAGTAGGTGAATACATCACTCATCAAATGAGTGTGTAG
- the mutS gene encoding DNA mismatch repair protein MutS translates to MAASQNPIQGSLFGGNEQSCINESEQANTSKIDNESLSHQQLKDDASRRPRLKKASTEPNKITDIDEFTNTEIEEPKWSHHNLPNIDDLTPALRHYVELKIENPERVLLYRLGDFFECFFEDAIKISQILEITLTSKEGGKKIGKVPMAGIPHHASDRYCTELIKKGLSIAICDQLEAAPTKGNKLIKRGITRLITPGTILEEGMLRAKHNNWLASVLIKSTSKSEIISWSLAKIDVSTGEFIVQEGKEVNNLRQELIKLKAAEVISEKNSISNKRWYEGITAITEFNQTAFSNLEAETTIKNHYCLNNIDGLGINQNSLLIRTVGGLIAYLNKTHPNLSAETGNKIKTNICIDYPQIKNNQVGLIIDNQTRRNLEITSTQKNGQFNGSLLWAIDKTLTAMGGRCIRRWVEEPLTDIYSIENRQKIIGLLVKSTTLRRNIRKILRAMGDLERLSGRAGAQQSGARDLVAIAEGINRLPVIKKYLNDPIFENAKYFEPIINLDKRLIEIASKINDQIIDNPPLSLTEGGIFYDGIDPILDGLRNQLDDHNSWLKSQELQERKNSNINNLKLQYHRSFGYFLAVSKAKSINVPEHWIRRQTLTNEERFVTPGLKEREGKIFQVRARISQLEYEIFCNLRILVGKQANIIRKAAKAISCLDVLSGLAELAATNDYVQPKIVDNQDQNKSRKLSIIGGRHPVVEQILVDTVFVPNDIELGCKTDLIILSGPNASGKSCYLRQVGLLQIMAQIGSWIPAKSGTLGIADQLFTRVGAVDDLAAGQSTFMVEMIETAFILNKATEKSLVLLDEIGRGTSTFDGLSIAWSVSEFLATKIKSRSIFATHYHELNQISEYIDNVENYQVLVKHNNNSLSFLHKVEKGGTNKSYGIEAARLAGVPIEVVNNAKKVLNSLEKNNTNTIQITNPIKRQI, encoded by the coding sequence ATGGCTGCCAGCCAAAACCCTATACAAGGCAGTCTTTTTGGAGGAAACGAGCAGAGCTGTATTAATGAATCTGAGCAAGCTAATACTTCAAAAATAGACAACGAAAGTCTTTCACATCAACAATTAAAAGATGACGCATCGCGAAGACCTCGCTTAAAAAAGGCATCTACTGAGCCAAATAAGATCACTGATATTGATGAATTTACAAATACTGAAATTGAAGAACCCAAATGGTCACACCACAATTTGCCAAATATTGATGATCTAACTCCTGCCTTGAGGCATTATGTAGAACTTAAGATAGAAAATCCTGAAAGAGTACTGCTTTATAGGCTTGGAGATTTTTTCGAGTGTTTTTTTGAAGATGCAATAAAAATCTCTCAAATTCTGGAAATAACACTCACAAGTAAAGAAGGAGGTAAAAAAATTGGAAAAGTCCCTATGGCGGGAATTCCTCACCATGCATCTGATCGTTATTGCACAGAGCTTATTAAAAAAGGTTTATCAATTGCTATTTGTGATCAACTTGAAGCTGCTCCAACAAAAGGCAATAAATTAATAAAGAGAGGAATTACTCGATTAATAACCCCTGGAACAATTTTAGAAGAAGGGATGCTAAGGGCTAAACACAATAATTGGCTAGCATCTGTTCTCATAAAATCTACTTCTAAGTCTGAGATAATTAGCTGGTCATTAGCAAAGATAGATGTAAGCACCGGTGAATTTATTGTTCAAGAAGGTAAAGAAGTTAATAACTTACGTCAAGAATTGATCAAATTAAAAGCAGCTGAAGTTATTTCAGAAAAAAATTCTATTTCTAATAAAAGATGGTACGAAGGAATAACAGCCATAACAGAATTTAATCAAACCGCATTCTCTAATTTAGAAGCTGAAACGACTATTAAAAATCATTATTGTTTAAATAATATTGACGGGTTAGGTATAAATCAAAATTCACTATTAATCAGAACAGTTGGGGGGTTAATAGCATATTTGAACAAAACTCATCCCAACCTTAGTGCTGAAACCGGAAATAAAATAAAAACAAATATATGCATTGACTACCCTCAAATAAAAAATAATCAAGTTGGTTTAATAATAGATAATCAAACAAGGAGAAATTTAGAAATAACTTCAACTCAAAAAAATGGACAATTTAACGGTTCATTACTCTGGGCAATTGATAAAACATTAACTGCAATGGGGGGTAGATGTATTAGGAGGTGGGTAGAAGAACCTTTAACAGATATTTACTCAATTGAAAATAGACAGAAAATCATTGGATTACTAGTCAAATCAACCACTTTAAGAAGAAATATCAGGAAAATACTAAGAGCTATGGGTGATTTAGAGCGTCTTTCAGGCAGGGCAGGAGCCCAACAATCTGGAGCAAGAGATTTAGTTGCTATCGCAGAAGGGATTAACCGTTTACCTGTAATTAAAAAATATCTTAATGATCCAATATTTGAAAATGCTAAGTATTTTGAACCAATTATAAATTTAGATAAGAGATTAATAGAAATTGCATCAAAAATAAATGACCAAATCATAGATAATCCTCCCCTTAGCCTAACAGAGGGTGGTATATTTTATGATGGTATAGATCCTATACTTGATGGACTTCGTAATCAACTTGATGATCATAATTCATGGCTAAAATCTCAGGAATTGCAAGAAAGAAAAAATAGTAATATAAATAATCTAAAACTTCAATATCATAGGTCGTTTGGATACTTTTTAGCAGTAAGTAAGGCAAAATCAATAAATGTTCCTGAACACTGGATCAGAAGGCAGACCTTAACTAATGAAGAACGTTTTGTGACACCAGGTCTCAAAGAAAGAGAAGGTAAAATCTTTCAAGTTAGAGCACGAATATCACAACTTGAATATGAAATTTTTTGTAATCTTAGAATACTTGTTGGTAAACAAGCAAATATTATCAGAAAAGCTGCAAAAGCAATTTCTTGCTTAGATGTTTTATCTGGACTAGCGGAATTAGCTGCTACAAATGATTATGTTCAGCCTAAAATAGTAGATAATCAAGATCAAAATAAATCGAGAAAGTTATCTATTATAGGTGGTCGTCATCCAGTCGTTGAGCAAATTCTAGTTGATACAGTTTTCGTACCTAATGACATAGAACTTGGCTGTAAGACTGATTTAATAATACTTTCAGGTCCAAATGCAAGTGGAAAAAGTTGTTACTTAAGACAAGTAGGTCTGTTGCAAATCATGGCTCAAATCGGTAGTTGGATACCAGCTAAATCTGGAACTTTGGGCATTGCTGATCAACTTTTCACACGCGTTGGAGCAGTAGATGATTTAGCAGCAGGTCAATCAACATTTATGGTTGAAATGATTGAAACAGCATTTATTCTGAATAAAGCCACCGAAAAATCATTAGTTTTATTAGATGAAATTGGACGAGGAACATCAACTTTTGATGGCTTATCTATTGCCTGGTCAGTAAGCGAATTTTTAGCAACTAAAATAAAAAGTCGTTCAATATTTGCAACTCATTATCATGAGTTGAATCAGATTTCTGAATATATTGATAATGTAGAAAATTACCAAGTTTTAGTAAAACATAATAATAATTCACTTTCTTTCCTTCACAAAGTTGAAAAAGGAGGAACAAATAAAAGCTATGGAATTGAAGCTGCTCGCCTTGCAGGAGTCCCAATAGAAGTCGTCAATAATGCAAAAAAGGTATTAAATAGTCTTGAAAAAAATAATACTAATACAATTCAAATCACCAATCCAATTAAAAGACAAATTTAG
- a CDS encoding precorrin-8X methylmutase produces MKTPEHPIFLESVKYIRSKLWLTGLDHAQQSILERIIHSSGDFSLQSCLRFSPSACDDAINALQNGAMILTDTYMAKAAISPMAKRTINSDIQCILGMAPESIASTWTTRSAIGMRNIWLDFEEKDHLLHSPIVVIGSSPTALISILDLVEKGYKKPSLIIGMPVGFIGVSESKNRLLKSECPYIVLEGSKGGASLAAATINSLLRVADN; encoded by the coding sequence GTGAAAACACCAGAACATCCGATTTTTCTAGAAAGTGTTAAATACATAAGATCAAAACTATGGTTGACAGGACTAGATCATGCTCAGCAATCAATCTTAGAACGAATTATTCACTCTAGTGGTGACTTTAGCTTGCAGTCATGTTTGAGGTTTAGTCCCAGTGCTTGTGATGACGCTATTAATGCATTGCAGAATGGTGCAATGATTTTGACTGATACTTATATGGCTAAGGCGGCTATATCTCCTATGGCTAAAAGAACTATAAACTCAGATATTCAATGCATATTAGGAATGGCTCCAGAGTCTATTGCTTCAACGTGGACAACTAGAAGTGCAATTGGCATGAGAAATATATGGTTGGATTTTGAGGAGAAAGATCACTTATTGCATTCTCCAATAGTTGTTATTGGGAGTTCGCCAACAGCTTTAATTTCTATATTAGATCTTGTTGAGAAAGGTTATAAAAAGCCTAGTTTAATTATTGGTATGCCAGTAGGATTTATTGGTGTGTCTGAAAGTAAAAACCGATTATTGAAAAGTGAATGTCCATATATTGTCTTGGAGGGGTCTAAAGGAGGAGCCTCTTTAGCAGCAGCAACGATCAATTCATTATTAAGAGTTGCTGATAATTAA
- a CDS encoding Gfo/Idh/MocA family protein: MKIAIIGLGRVYEHYKNNFVSSLLENGHIVYLYDIDKKKCDRKLHPQHVNLSVAISFDQLINFGIDFAIVATISGTHYHISKQLLEAGVNVLTEKPATMKEIELCELINLSNSLSLKYGVIFQNRLNKSMKIAKELVEKKYLGDIKICSIKLHWCRYQNYYNDGWHGTWRQDGGVINQQAIHHIDAMQWINGPFKQVAAFASNQINLLEAEDTMTGLVQFESGSVGTIEASTAIRPKDKEASIFIAGTKGFVKVGGVALNKIVDYELPSLDKDLKDRLLKASVNVSSGYGESHKDVIYDFIDSIKFDKNPIISASSTINTVRAIHSLYKSSESRTWVNVDSKSVSDYLGN; this comes from the coding sequence ATGAAAATTGCTATTATTGGTTTAGGTAGAGTGTATGAGCATTATAAAAATAATTTTGTTTCTTCTTTATTGGAAAATGGTCATATTGTTTATTTATATGATATTGATAAAAAAAAATGTGATAGAAAATTACATCCACAGCATGTCAACTTATCAGTTGCAATTTCATTTGACCAATTAATTAATTTTGGTATTGATTTTGCAATTGTAGCTACGATTTCTGGAACACATTATCATATTTCTAAGCAACTGTTAGAAGCTGGAGTAAATGTTTTAACTGAGAAGCCTGCAACTATGAAAGAGATTGAACTATGTGAATTGATCAATTTATCTAATAGTCTTTCATTGAAATATGGTGTCATCTTTCAAAATAGATTAAACAAGTCTATGAAGATTGCTAAGGAATTAGTCGAAAAGAAATATTTGGGAGATATCAAAATTTGCTCAATTAAGTTGCATTGGTGTCGTTATCAAAACTATTACAATGATGGTTGGCATGGCACGTGGCGACAAGATGGTGGGGTAATAAATCAGCAGGCCATTCATCATATAGATGCAATGCAATGGATAAATGGTCCTTTTAAGCAGGTTGCAGCTTTTGCTTCAAACCAAATTAACCTTTTAGAAGCAGAAGATACCATGACAGGTTTAGTGCAGTTTGAGTCTGGATCTGTTGGTACTATCGAAGCCTCAACAGCCATAAGACCTAAAGATAAAGAGGCTTCTATCTTTATTGCAGGAACTAAGGGTTTTGTAAAAGTTGGCGGTGTTGCATTAAATAAGATAGTTGATTATGAATTGCCTTCACTCGACAAAGATTTGAAAGATCGCTTGCTTAAGGCATCTGTCAATGTAAGTTCAGGGTATGGTGAGTCTCATAAGGATGTTATTTATGATTTTATCGATTCTATAAAATTCGATAAAAATCCAATAATTTCCGCTTCTTCAACTATTAATACAGTTCGCGCTATTCATTCTCTTTACAAAAGCTCTGAGTCTCGAACTTGGGTTAATGTAGACAGCAAATCAGTTTCAGATTATTTAGGTAATTGA
- the ribH gene encoding 6,7-dimethyl-8-ribityllumazine synthase has translation MATIEGTFEKSSSLRVAIVIARFNDLITNKLLSGCLDCLSRHGIDVSETSKQLDIAWVPGSFELPIISQTLARTGNYEVLITLGAVIRGDTPHFDVVVSEASKGIATVSRETGVPIVFGVLTTDSMQQALERAGIKNNLGWSYALQALEMGSLMKAIN, from the coding sequence ATGGCGACAATAGAGGGTACCTTTGAAAAATCATCTTCTTTAAGAGTAGCTATTGTTATTGCTAGATTTAACGATCTAATTACTAATAAGCTCTTAAGCGGATGCCTTGATTGTTTATCTCGACATGGCATAGATGTCTCAGAGACCAGCAAACAACTTGATATAGCTTGGGTTCCTGGATCGTTTGAATTACCAATTATTTCTCAAACACTTGCTCGAACTGGTAATTATGAGGTCTTAATTACCCTGGGAGCGGTTATCCGGGGAGACACTCCTCATTTTGATGTTGTGGTATCCGAGGCTAGTAAAGGTATAGCAACCGTCTCAAGAGAAACTGGAGTTCCAATTGTTTTCGGGGTTTTAACAACAGATAGCATGCAGCAAGCTTTAGAGAGGGCTGGGATTAAGAATAATCTTGGATGGAGTTATGCATTGCAAGCATTAGAAATGGGTTCTTTGATGAAAGCTATAAATTAA
- a CDS encoding shikimate dehydrogenase family protein: protein MFSLIIGISPSKGARSPSLWNKAYKNYKINCEMKACDISNESELNTLIEKLKFDNNFQGGSVTFPYKEKVAEILQNSLKDEATSRLGAINCLYRNKSGVLCGANTDGLAAVSSVNSIFFNREVLPQKILILGVGGVGKAVIAFLSEFLLTDYPGIELCATSRNKDNLFFSRFKNVNYIKWNDRHKYLTNQTLLINCTSLGDYQNLDFSPISLDLVDTHNKPIGIFDVIHTPSLTKLLLWAKDKKINYCNGIDMNLMQAAIAFKYATNVDESIANIQQSMIG from the coding sequence ATGTTTTCTCTAATAATTGGTATTTCGCCAAGTAAAGGAGCTAGATCTCCAAGTTTATGGAATAAAGCATATAAAAATTACAAAATTAATTGTGAAATGAAAGCATGTGATATTTCTAACGAAAGTGAATTAAATACTTTAATTGAAAAACTTAAATTTGATAATAATTTCCAAGGAGGAAGTGTGACTTTTCCCTATAAAGAAAAAGTCGCTGAAATACTTCAAAACTCTCTTAAAGATGAGGCCACATCTAGATTAGGAGCTATTAATTGTTTATATAGAAATAAATCTGGTGTCTTATGTGGTGCTAATACAGATGGTCTTGCAGCAGTATCTAGTGTAAATTCCATATTTTTTAATCGTGAAGTATTACCGCAAAAAATTTTAATTTTAGGGGTTGGTGGAGTTGGAAAAGCTGTCATTGCTTTTTTGTCTGAATTTTTATTGACTGATTATCCCGGTATAGAGTTATGTGCAACATCGAGAAATAAAGATAATTTATTTTTTTCTAGATTTAAAAATGTTAATTATATTAAATGGAATGATCGACATAAATATCTTACTAATCAAACATTATTAATTAATTGTACTAGTCTTGGTGATTATCAAAATTTAGATTTTTCTCCAATTTCTCTTGATTTAGTTGATACTCATAATAAACCAATTGGTATCTTTGATGTGATACATACTCCTTCATTAACTAAGTTACTTTTATGGGCTAAAGATAAAAAAATTAATTACTGTAATGGTATAGATATGAATCTTATGCAAGCTGCAATTGCTTTTAAATATGCAACCAATGTAGATGAATCAATCGCAAATATACAACAATCCATGATCGGTTAA